From a single Nematostella vectensis chromosome 3, jaNemVect1.1, whole genome shotgun sequence genomic region:
- the LOC5506164 gene encoding cholesterol 24-hydroxylase isoform X2, with amino-acid sequence MYGKVICVWFYHEPLISVCDPDLVKYLMVTKNAPKPINGYKPLSEVFGKRCLGQGLATECDEKRWSLDRKTFNPVFHRQCLKDMMSAFNRSTDLFINKLLKISDGQQEIMMVPEFSKIALDVICKVAFGMDVDLVNDTTNQLPDAVINMMQGVEKSIYKPFEWLNPFAWQSIKNAHRGIDFVRETGKKVIEVRMLAMNHGEQVPNDILQNIIALQEKAGPTDFERMLDHFVTFFIAGHETTASQMAFCLLEIADNEEIRETLVDEISRVLGDRKYVEFDDLAKMHKLGNALKETLRLYPSAPGFVREVGEDDVLAGIPIPSHTSVLVSSYVSGRFPEFWVNAEDFNPMRFEDDEQVARSHFTMFPFSLGPRSCIGQHFAKIEAKVVLARFLQTFKVKLAPGQTKTIAENMTYKPRDGVVCRLTRRT; translated from the exons ATGTATGGAAAAGTCATCTGTGTTTGGTTCTACCATGAACCTCTCATCAGTGTGTGTGACCCTGACTTAGTCAAG tatTTGATGGTAACAAAGAATGCTCCAAAACCTATTAATGGCTACAAGCCTCTAAGTGAAGTTTTTGGTAAAAG GTGCTTGGGTCAAGGGCTTGCCACAGAATGTGATGAAAAGCGATGGAGCCTTGACAGAAAAACATTCAACCCAGTTTTCCATAGACA GTGTCTCAAGGACATGATGTCAGCCTTCAATAGAAGTACTGATCTTTTCATAAACAAGCTTCTCAAGATTTCTGATGGCCAACAGGAAATCATGATGGTCCCAGAATTCTCAAAGATAGCCCTTGATGTCATTTGCAAG GTAGCTTTTGGTATGGATGTGGATCTTGTCAATGACACCACCAACCAACTTCCTGATGCTGTCATAAATATGATGCAGGGTGTTGAGAAGTCTATCTACAAACCATTTGAATGG TTAAATCCCTTTGCTTGGCAATCTATCAAGAATGCCCACAGAGGTATTGATTTTGTGAGGGAAACAGGAAAAAAGGTTATTGAGGTCCGCATGCTAGCTATGAACCATGGCGAGCAAGTCCCCAATGATATTTTGCAGAACATCATCGCATTGCAAG AAAAAGCGGGTCCAACAGACTTTGAAAGGATGCTTGATCATTTTGTCACTTTCTTCATCGCTG GACACGAGACTACTGCTAGTCAGATGGCCTTCTGCTTGCTTGAGATCGCTGACAATGAGGAGATCAGAGAAACTCTCGTGGACGAGATATCAAGGGTCCTCGGTGACAGAAAATATGTGGAATTTGATGACTTGGCGAAGATGCACAAGCTGGGAAAC GCGTTGAAGGAAACTTTACGGCTTTATCCGAGTGCTCCTGGGTTTGTAAGAGAAGTCGGTGAAGATGATGTGCTAGCAGGAATACCAATCCCTAGTCATACTTCTGTACTG GTGAGTAGCTATGTGTCCGGGAGATTTCCAGAGTTCTGGGTGAACGCCGAGGACTTTAACCCAATGAGGTTCGAGGATGACGAGCAGGTCGCAAG GTCTCACTTCACCATGTTCCCGTTCTCTCTTGGCCCGCGCAGTTGTATTGGACAGCACTTTGCTAAG ATCGAGGCTAAAGTGGTCCTGGCCAGGTTTCTGCAGACTTTTAAGGTGAAGCTTGCGCCAGGTCAGACCAAGACTATTGCCGAGAATATGACGTACAAACCGAGAGACGGGGTCGTCTGCAGGCTAACGCGAAGAACATAG
- the LOC5506164 gene encoding cholesterol 24-hydroxylase isoform X1 has product MFSLWKMGSLVACGLLVSVAFTLVIGCFSIFLIYRRRKYSHIPGPPIKSFFKGHAFEVQKNLAKGEHTTHHLILEWHKMYGKVICVWFYHEPLISVCDPDLVKYLMVTKNAPKPINGYKPLSEVFGKRCLGQGLATECDEKRWSLDRKTFNPVFHRQCLKDMMSAFNRSTDLFINKLLKISDGQQEIMMVPEFSKIALDVICKVAFGMDVDLVNDTTNQLPDAVINMMQGVEKSIYKPFEWLNPFAWQSIKNAHRGIDFVRETGKKVIEVRMLAMNHGEQVPNDILQNIIALQEKAGPTDFERMLDHFVTFFIAGHETTASQMAFCLLEIADNEEIRETLVDEISRVLGDRKYVEFDDLAKMHKLGNALKETLRLYPSAPGFVREVGEDDVLAGIPIPSHTSVLVSSYVSGRFPEFWVNAEDFNPMRFEDDEQVARSHFTMFPFSLGPRSCIGQHFAKIEAKVVLARFLQTFKVKLAPGQTKTIAENMTYKPRDGVVCRLTRRT; this is encoded by the exons ATGTTTTCATTGTGGAAGATGGGCTCATTAGTGGCTTGCGGTTTATTGGTTTCCGTTGCCTTTACGCTTGTGATCGGTTGCTTTTCCATCTTTCTAATCTACCGTCGGAGAAAGTATTCTCACATACCTGGCCCGCCTATCAAGAG CTTCTTCAAGGGTCATGCGTTTGAAGTGCAGAAAAATTTAGCAAAAGGAGAACACACTACCCATCATTTGATTCTTGAATG GCACAAGATGTATGGAAAAGTCATCTGTGTTTGGTTCTACCATGAACCTCTCATCAGTGTGTGTGACCCTGACTTAGTCAAG tatTTGATGGTAACAAAGAATGCTCCAAAACCTATTAATGGCTACAAGCCTCTAAGTGAAGTTTTTGGTAAAAG GTGCTTGGGTCAAGGGCTTGCCACAGAATGTGATGAAAAGCGATGGAGCCTTGACAGAAAAACATTCAACCCAGTTTTCCATAGACA GTGTCTCAAGGACATGATGTCAGCCTTCAATAGAAGTACTGATCTTTTCATAAACAAGCTTCTCAAGATTTCTGATGGCCAACAGGAAATCATGATGGTCCCAGAATTCTCAAAGATAGCCCTTGATGTCATTTGCAAG GTAGCTTTTGGTATGGATGTGGATCTTGTCAATGACACCACCAACCAACTTCCTGATGCTGTCATAAATATGATGCAGGGTGTTGAGAAGTCTATCTACAAACCATTTGAATGG TTAAATCCCTTTGCTTGGCAATCTATCAAGAATGCCCACAGAGGTATTGATTTTGTGAGGGAAACAGGAAAAAAGGTTATTGAGGTCCGCATGCTAGCTATGAACCATGGCGAGCAAGTCCCCAATGATATTTTGCAGAACATCATCGCATTGCAAG AAAAAGCGGGTCCAACAGACTTTGAAAGGATGCTTGATCATTTTGTCACTTTCTTCATCGCTG GACACGAGACTACTGCTAGTCAGATGGCCTTCTGCTTGCTTGAGATCGCTGACAATGAGGAGATCAGAGAAACTCTCGTGGACGAGATATCAAGGGTCCTCGGTGACAGAAAATATGTGGAATTTGATGACTTGGCGAAGATGCACAAGCTGGGAAAC GCGTTGAAGGAAACTTTACGGCTTTATCCGAGTGCTCCTGGGTTTGTAAGAGAAGTCGGTGAAGATGATGTGCTAGCAGGAATACCAATCCCTAGTCATACTTCTGTACTG GTGAGTAGCTATGTGTCCGGGAGATTTCCAGAGTTCTGGGTGAACGCCGAGGACTTTAACCCAATGAGGTTCGAGGATGACGAGCAGGTCGCAAG GTCTCACTTCACCATGTTCCCGTTCTCTCTTGGCCCGCGCAGTTGTATTGGACAGCACTTTGCTAAG ATCGAGGCTAAAGTGGTCCTGGCCAGGTTTCTGCAGACTTTTAAGGTGAAGCTTGCGCCAGGTCAGACCAAGACTATTGCCGAGAATATGACGTACAAACCGAGAGACGGGGTCGTCTGCAGGCTAACGCGAAGAACATAG
- the LOC5506189 gene encoding condensin complex subunit 1, producing the protein MDVDFVIPLSKDDLLSSESGAYAVDEVISARSLPPKLADCYIDLRTDGPCSILRNFDVFFSLIRHFTDVDSSVREEAWQVLLNALSQLSSNIQPIIEQGDADTETRKTHLNTLKMICYLLTQMSESFEAEATKPTSQVTGKGRGKSAASKKKNSAGFDWEQQRERLVEMLGHLMQLDVNRLWDPPVVEEEFVNLMTGCCYKLLENPAVIRNKTTKDVVINLLGIVVKKYNNGLGASLKIVQLLQHFEHLVPHMAQAVDTIATEFGVKSIVSEIIREIGRMDPKDLARDTSGTRAYADFIVDLASRVPTLVLQSISMLMCHLDGESYSMRNGVLGVMAEIITKVLSTQDLDESAKRTRDHFLDRLEEHIHDMNAYVRSKVLQIWLHLCSEKCIPLPRQQHLLEMVIGRLHDKSSSVRKYAVQLLKSFLVFNPFGANLPLDHLQQKLIQETEKLKEIAPHLTQEAAGQVPVVAGRPKDVWKAMEPEVRATVQEHIGEQEIIDDDDGSIEFQGDVHEAFGMAMKRIKQLLSEGQHKKALAIMKAARVTWPNEEVLQPSHDQAKGDDDEAEESGEDEVETELGILKAVFLARDEGESPSLEDAEDANPTPESMDNQADVDNTGLVNDIGRQQVIVQYLKDYVSFQTEMERAVPVICQLLGSKTTTDVSEAIEFCVTAHEFGLRNAIVGVRRMLVLIWSRDAAVKEAVVEAYKGLYLDPPAQNARAKMSLIAKNLTSLTQGASVGDLTSLEELMVELMKAKLIPAAVVKLLWERFAMKVAQTTEDESRGALILLGMLAGAEVDIVRSNIDVLVSTGLGPRAKDDFLLARDTCVTLLKLVKTSRKRGNDDEPFRFPATHDIFERLTELITTGIHNTDSWYWVPMAEQAINVIYALSEHPDAVSETIIRKLATCLVEQAGRSTPEPSDNSEEEIQSQESSGKLMSCPSAVLARFLTVVGHVALRQLIHLDVTILREIKRRQGIQETEKEAAAKNIASVNTTKETTMAAEEEMGLTGATADDAEIEYIRKICELEIVTGQNLLSLLRPLIVCVVSNPSKFTDPKLQAAAALALAKFMLVSSEFCEAHLQLLFTILEKSPEATIRANTIVAIGDLTFRFPNMIEPWTSNLYARLRDESPHVRKNTMMVLTHLILNDMVKVKGNISEMATCLEDENKRIADLAKLFFHELAKKGNAVYNILPDIISRLSDPDCGIEEEPFRNILRYLLSFIQKDRQSESLVEKLCHRFRATRSDRQWRDLSFCLSLLSYNERAIRKLQENFGCFHDKLSDEDVHHSFMTIIGKAKKFAKPEVKALVDELEQRIDECHVKGMEDEEGYERASKASGVAATRPKKSVSATPAGKSTRSRKGRTPAARGRKKTVDDSDSEEESRPRSKRTPRNPPRIPKTKSSKRRPMPSFESDEDDSLDLFDVEEESDEENVNPNTQTSTSRTSTQEKSKETRPAREGRTRGIRT; encoded by the exons ATGGATGTAGACTTCGTAATTCCTCTCTCCAAGGATGATTTATTGAGCAGTGAAAGTGGAGCTTATGCGGTGGACGAAGTGATCTCGGCTCGTTCTCTACCTCCGAAATTGGCGG ATTGTTATATTGACCTTCGAACGGATGGACCGTGCTCGATTCTACGAAACTTCGATGTGTTCTTTAGCCTCATAAG ACACTTTACTGATGTAGATAGCTCTGTCCGTGAAGAGGCTTGGCAAGTGTTACTTAATG cacTGTCACAACTTTCCAGTAATATTCAACCAATCATTGAGCAAGGAGATGCAGATACAGAGACCAGAAAAACACATCTCAATACACTTAAG ATGATTTGTTACTTGCTGACACAAATGAGTGAAAGTTTTGAGGCAGAGGCAACTAAACCCACATCACAAGTTACTGGGAAG GGGCGTGGCAAATCAGCAGCCTCAAAAAAGAAGAATAGTGCAGGATTTGATTGGGAACAGCAGCGAGAGAGATTGGTGGAGATGCTGGGTCATCTAATGCAGCTTGACGTTAATAGACTCTGGGACCCTCCTGTTGTAGAGGAGGAGTTTGTCAA TTTGATGACTGGCTGCTGCTACAAACTCTTGGAGAATCCAGCTGTAATCAGAAATAAGACGACCAAAGATGTTGTCATTAACTTGTTAGGAATTGTGGTGAAGAAATATAACAATGGCCTTG GTGCAAGTTTAAAGATTGTCCAGCTATTGCAGCACTTTGAACACCTTGTACCACACATGGCGCAGGCTGTGGATACCATTGCAACCGAGTTTGGTGTCAAGAGCATTGTCAGTGAGATTATCAG GGAGATAGGTCGAATGGACCCCAAAGACCTTGCCCGGGATACGAGTGGAACCCGAGCCTATGCAGACTTCATAGTGGACCTTGCAAGCAGAGTCCCCACACTAGTGCTTCAGAGTATAAGCATGCTCATGTGTCACTTGGATGGAGAG TCGTATTCCATGCGGAATGGTGTCCTGGGTGTCATGGCAGAGATCATAACAAAAGTCCTCAGCACTCAGGATCTGGATGAAAGCGCCAAGCGAACCAGGGACCACTTCCTCGACAGGCTAGAG GAGCATATCCATGACATGAACGCCTATGTGCGCAGTAAGGTCCTTCAAATCTGGCTCCACTTGTGCTCGGAGAAGTGTATACCATTACCTCGACAGCAGCATTTGCTTGagatggttataggccgcCTTCATGACAAGTCATCCAGTGTCCGCAAGTATGCAGTGCAGCTGCTCAAGAGTTTCCTCGTCTTTAATCCATTCGGTGCTAAT CTTCCTCTGGACCACCTCCAACAAAAGCTTATTCAAGAGACTGAGAAGTTGAAGGAAATAGCGCCACATCTGACACAAGAGGCAGCAGGACAAG TCCCTGTAGTGGCTGGACGCCCAAAGGACGTGTGGAAGGCAATGGAGCCTGAAGTTCGCGCCACCGTCCAGGAACACATCGGTGAGCAGGAAATCATTGATGACGACGATGGATCCATTGAATTCCAGGGCGATGTACACGAAGCTTTCGGAAT GGCTATGAAACGCATCAAACAGCTGCTAAGCGAAGGCCAACACAAGAAAGCACTGGCGATCATGAAGGCAGCCCGGGTCACATGGCCAAATGAGGAAGTCCTTCAGCCATCACATGACCAGGCCAAGGG TGATGACGATGAAGCAGAAGAAAGCGGAGAAGATGAAGTCGAGACGGAGCTCGGGATCCTCAAGGCCGTATTTCTCG CCAGAGATGAGGGCGAGTCGCCTTCTCTTGAAGATGCTGAGGATGCGAACCCCACGCCAGAATCGATGGATAACCAGGCCGATGTCGACAATACCGGCTTGGTGAATGACATTGGCAGGCAACAAGTCATCGTACAGTATCTCAAG GACTACGTGAGCTTCCAAACTGAGATGGAGCGCGCTGTGCCTGTCATCTGCCAACTGCTGGGCTCCAAGACCACAACAGACGTGTCTGAGGCCATTGAGTTCTGTGTGACGGCTCACGAGTTTGGTCTGCGGAATGCCATCGTGGGCGTGCGCAGAATGCTAGTGCTCATCTGGTCACGTGATGCGGCGGTCAAGGAGGCGGTGGTGGAAGCGTACAAAGGACTGTACTTAGATCCCCCGGCCCAAAACGCAAG GGCAAAGATGTCGCTTATTGCTAAGAACCTGACATCACTAACACAAGGCGCGTCCGTTGGCGACCTCACGTCTTTGGAAGAGCTG ATGGTAGAGCTTATGAAGGCCAAGCTGATTCCTGCAGCTGTCGTCAAACTCTTGTGGGAGCGCTTTGCTATGAAG GTTGCGCAGACGACAGAAGATGAGAGCCGAGGCGCGCTAATCCTGCTCGGCATGTTGGCAGG GGCGGAGGTGGATATTGTGCGAAGTAATATTGATGTCTTGGTCTCGACCGGCCTGGGGCCTCGGGCCAAGGATGACTTCCTTCTCGcgcgggatacctgtgtcacTCTACTCAAGCTTGTCAAGACTAGCAGG AAGCGAGGCAACGATGATGAGCCATTCCGCTTCCCAGCAACACACGACATATTTGAGCGACTGACTGAACTTATTACCACAG GTATACACAACACGGATAGCTGGTACTGGGTGCCCATGGCCGAGCAGGCTATTAATGTGATCTACGCCCTGTCCGAGCACCCGGACGCTGTGAGTGAGACCATCATCCGTAAACTTGCCACGTGTTTGGTGGAGCAAGCGGGGAGGAGCACGCCTGAGCCATCTGACAACAGCGAGGAGGAGATCCAATCTCAAG AGTCTTCAGGGAAGCTAATGTCCTGCCCGTCTGCTGTTTTGGCGCGCTTTCTTACCGTTGTCGGTCACGTGGCACTACGTCAGCTGATTCACCTTGACGTAACGATCTTGAGGGAGATCAAGCGACGGCAGGGCATCCAGGAGACGGAGAAGGAGGCTGCGGCGAAAAACATCGCCTCTGTCAACACAACAAAG GAGACAACCATGGCGGCTGAGGAGGAAATGGGTCTCACAGGAGCCACCGCGGATGACGCCGAGATTGAGTACATCCGAAAGATCTGCGAGCTGGAGATTGTCACGG GGCAAAACCTGCTGTCCTTGCTGCGTCCACTAATAGTCTGCGTGGTCAGTAATCCGTCCAAGTTCACCGACCCCAAACTGCAAGCTGCAGCAGCCTTAGCGCTCGCCAAGTTTATGTTGGTGAGCTCCGAGTTCTGCGAGGCTCATCTCCAGCTATTGTTCACTATCCTGGAGAAG TCTCCAGAGGCCACTATTCGTGCTAACACCATCGTCGCTATTGGAGATCTGACCTTCCGCTTTCCGAACATGATCGAGCCATGGACGTCCAACCTCTACGCAAG GTTGCGTGACGAGTCGCCGCATGTTCGTAAGAACACCATGATGGTCCTGACGCACTTGATTCTGAATGACATGGTGAAGGTCAAGGGTAACATCAGCGAGATGGCCACGTGTCTGGAGGACGAGAATAAACGCATCGCGGATCTTGCGAAACTCTTCTTCCACGAGCTCGCTAAAAAG GGTAACGCCGTGTACAACATCCTTCCGGACATTATCAGCAGACTTTCCGATCCTGACTGCGGTATCGAGGAAGAACCCTTTAGAAACATTCTCAG ATACCTGTTGTCGTTCATTCAGAAGGATCGTCAGTCCGAGAGTCTGGTGGAGAAGCTGTGCCATCGATTTAGGGCCACCAG GTCAGACCGCCAGTGGCGCGACTTGTCTTTCTGTTTGTCGTTGCTCTCATACAACGAGCGCGCTATTCGCAAACTGCAGGAGAACTTCGGCTGCTTCCACGACAAGCTCTCTGACGAGGACGTGCACCACTCTTTCATGACCATCATCGGGAAGGCGAAGAAGTTTGCTAAACCTGAAGTCAAG GCGCTGGTAGATGAACTGGAACAGCGGATCGACGAGTGCCACGTCAAAGGCATGGAGGACGAAGAGGGCTATGAGCGAGCGTCCAAAGCGTCAGGAGTGGCGGCCACGCGCCCCAAAAAAAGCGTGTCTGCCACACCCGCAG GCAAATCAACTAGATCGAGAAAGGGGCGTACGCCGGCTGCTCGTGGGCGCAAGAAGACTGTCGACGATAGCGATTCCGAGGAAGAAAGTCGTCCCAGGTCTAAACGGACACCGCGTAACCCGCCACGCATCCCTAAGACCAAGTCGAGCAAACGGCGCCCCATGCCGTCCTTCGAAAGCGATGAGGACGATAGTCTTGACTTGTTCGACGTCGAAGAAGAGAGCGACGAAGAGAACGTCAACCCTAATACGCAGACGAGTACAAGCAGAACGTCGACTCAAGAGAAGAGTAAAGAGACGCGTCCTGCGAGGGAAGGTCGGACCAGAGGGATTAGAACCTAG
- the LOC5506190 gene encoding uncharacterized protein LOC5506190 has protein sequence MTSENGAESSELERDMYLPSLTDQELEALESLDQSIRIHDDHHLNEDEEDNISQTYSGDFAILPLSFQPFKLAAIPETREYKPEITSLPYGDVDEERNKKINAGYILFDGSEIKYVNKGKNTDSVRTSGSGSGGSDRASSIRSHSSTITQASEIPVNMCMSLDELLGQEYLKSHPRCSITPYRRLPTKAHFSSSEKVYFFLLGLASTVMFNAIFMSVAYFQDILGVKVLSILGCCHYLSALGAMLLVFSCNRHWFPFFPSISVCLVLMTCISAVFPAFAAAGKELHVYAIYGLVCVNGLCTGLAQSVIEKIVILFPGGKSSFLVSWGAGVGCLLPALVQGVLILIKREDYSDTYNTFCMYIVLPSAGFCTLLGLISVAKLRRCGIYGLFADIDCAKFSPKYTTISSSPTLTKKRFRQTFIYMVAVFLVSGVSCYSLSLSPYMHTKTSDHNDSSKAEFWKLYLTTVLLGLYRVGDFIGSTLGTICRRCCVSTTKALRAVGYLLMCLVRLGALPVTVLYIWDPFLLYHNLFLMGFFVVLALTNGFLMFGLWDHCQAVCSVARKDLCPVVSQIMWLCVGFGSVSGVAASFVPLS, from the exons ATGACTTCAGAGAATGGAGCAGAGAGTAGTGAACTGGAGAGGGATATGTACTTGCCGTCGTTAACCGATCAGGAACTTGAAGCGTTGGAAAGCCTTGATCAAAGCATAAGAATTCACGATGATCATCATTTGAATGAGGATGAGGAAGATAACATAAGCCAAACCTATAGTGGTGACTTTGCCATATTACCTTTGTCCTTTCAGCCTTTCAAACTCGCAGCGATTCCCGAAACCCGCGAGTACAAACCTGAGATCACCAGCTTGCCTTATGGCGACGTGGACGAAGAGCGCAATAAGAAAATTAACGCAGGGTACATTCTATTTGACGGTTCTGAGATCAAGTATGTGAATAAGGGCAAGAACACAGACTCCGTGCGTACTTCCGGCAGTGGATCAGGCGGTTCGGACCGTGCTAGTAGCATTCGTAGTCACTCATCTACCATCACACAGGCGTCCGAGATTCCTGTAAACATGTGTATGAGCCTTGACGAGCTACTAGGACAGGAATACCTGAAGAGTCACCCGCGCTGCTCTATCACCCCCTACCGACGGCTACCCACAAAAGCGCACTTTTCTTCCTCAGAGAAGGTGTACTTTTTCCTGTTGGGTCTCGCCTCTACGGTTATGTTTAATGCTATTTTCATGAGTGTGGCCTATTTCCAGGATATTCTTGGGGTCAAAGTATTATCCATACTCG GCTGCTGTCACTACCTCTCCGCGCTTGGGGCAATGCTTCTCGTCTTCAGCTGTAACAGACATTGGTTCCCATTCTTTCCATCCATAAGCGTTTGCCTCGTTCTCATGACCTGTATCAGCGCAGTCTTCCCGGCATTCGCAGCGGCTGGCAAAGAGCTTCACGTGTATGCCATATATGGGCTTGTGTGTGTGAATGGTCTATGTACTGGTTTGGCCCAGTCAGTGATCGAGAAGATTGTCATTCTGTTTCCTGGCGGCAAGAGTAGCTTCCTGGTCAGCTGGGGAGCAG GCGTAGGCTGCTTGCTGCCCGCTCTTGTGCAAGGCGTCTTGATCCTGATCAAGCGAGAAGATTACTCTGACACCTATAATACGTTCTGCATGTACATAGTTCTTCCCAGCGCCGGATTCTGCACTCTACTTGGCCTCATCTCCGTCGCCAAGCTGCGACGCTGTGGCATCTACGGCTTATTCGCCGACATAGACTGCGCGAAATTCAGCCCAAAATACACCACCATCTCCTCATCTCCAACGTTGACCAAAAAGCGCTTCAGACAAACGTTTATCTACATGGTCGCCGTTTTCTTAGTGTCAGGCGTTAGCTGTTATTCACTATCACTATCCCCCTACATGCACACAAAGACATCAGATCACAACGATTCCAGCAAGGCAGAATTTTGGAAGTTGTATCTTACTACCGTACTTTTGGGACTTTATCGAGTAGGGGACTTTATCGGCAGCACGTTAGGAACCATATGTAGACGCTGTTGTGTGTCCACTACGAAAGCGCTCCGGGCAGTAGGGTACCTGTTGATGTGCCTCGTGCGACTTGGCGCTTTGCCAGTCACTGTTTTGTACATCTGGGATCCATTTTTGCTTTATCATAACCTGTTTCTCATGGGGTTCTTCGTGGTGCTGGCGCTTACGAATGGCTTCCTGATGTTCGGCTTGTGGGATCATTGTCAGGCCGTGTGCTCTGTGGCCCGCAAGGATTTGTGTCCTGTGGTCTCCCAGATTATGTGGCTGTGCGTTGGGTTTGGTTCTGTCAGTGGAGTTGCAGCCTCGTTTGTGCCATTGTCCTAA